In a genomic window of uncultured Sphaerochaeta sp.:
- a CDS encoding TetR/AcrR family transcriptional regulator gives MHTQRQAELIEAAIKLTAADGIQKLTIRNVAAAIGVSEAAVYRHFGSKHDLLKAIIAHLDSLLAPQFSALLTSESSYADSLTQFLSNLFSLLEHNDAFSLMLFAEETFNVDIELKPELSALLSKNLKQITRFYERAMEDGRCRTDLGSAQLALITFGTIRLSVSRWHLATERQSLYSQAQEIGKNLGILFSLK, from the coding sequence ATGCATACCCAACGACAGGCAGAACTGATTGAAGCCGCCATCAAGCTTACCGCAGCAGATGGCATCCAAAAACTCACCATCCGCAACGTTGCAGCGGCAATCGGGGTAAGTGAGGCTGCTGTGTACAGGCATTTTGGAAGCAAACATGACCTGCTGAAGGCTATCATCGCCCACCTGGACTCTCTGCTTGCTCCGCAGTTCTCCGCCCTGCTCACCAGCGAAAGCTCGTATGCAGATTCTCTGACCCAGTTCCTGTCCAACCTTTTCAGCCTGCTTGAGCACAATGATGCATTCAGCCTGATGCTTTTCGCAGAAGAAACCTTCAACGTTGACATCGAGCTCAAGCCTGAGCTGAGCGCGTTGCTGTCCAAAAACCTCAAACAGATCACCAGGTTTTATGAGCGGGCCATGGAAGACGGACGCTGTCGTACCGATCTTGGATCCGCCCAACTCGCCCTGATCACCTTCGGGACCATCCGGCTCTCCGTCTCTCGGTGGCATCTGGCAACCGAACGGCAATCCCTGTACTCCCAAGCACAGGAGATTGGAAAGAATCTGGGTATACTCTTCTCCTTGAAGTGA
- a CDS encoding MMPL family transporter has product MHFFTSLAKRPLILMLLLLSLTTAFVLSIAQNADLETDLDEYMPKTHPAFIASDDAQELFGINDAILIVVEHPSGIYNQQTLEKIDAITTGLAEEFDAFSSVTSLTTADNIKSSDGFLEVEPFYTGNTSEDAIATMQAEVQANSMIYGRNVSKDGTATLIIAELTEDADSKALQEELKSWIGQWEGPERVLMAGRPVIEGSLAELGPKDMAIMFPLVIVTMIILLYLLLRSVRDTALNMVIVLFGTLLSFGLMTMLVVPIYAVDTMIPVMLIAIGVAYGIHMHNTIHHLMEEKPDITKQELAEQSLKLMIRPIIMTALTTAIGFVALMSSEVLPVRYFGLFAAIGVLGEMVLALLLFPASIHLLGKPVYRTAKKTLGKPAYSDYLKVLVVGHPKLVTVVSLLVLLVGIWGTTKVWIDTSFLANFEEDSSIVQIDELVNEKFGGTSTLNIILSSDQVDRFKDPELLKTMDAMQQELEANPMVGNTLSLATFIKQMNQVMLEHEEGSHSIPDSQEMISQYLLLYEFSGDPESLTQVVDYEYTSANITVQLKSDSSAVLKQIIAVIDTYLPALEKQDVFLGYAGSGYKAFVFSELLLEGQIVSLIISFGIIILLLTLLFRSLRIGLVGTFPIAITAVVNFAVMGFLQIPLSSATALITSIAIGIGVDYAIHFLEHYTNARLSGASIEEATTETLAHTGRAIIFNAIAVMGGFAILLFSVFPPNRQVGALIVLNMATSALGTLTILVVAVQYLDRKHVFLPKHVKQA; this is encoded by the coding sequence ATGCATTTTTTCACCTCTTTGGCAAAGCGACCACTCATCCTGATGCTGCTCTTGCTCTCACTCACCACCGCTTTTGTGCTCTCCATAGCACAGAATGCGGATCTGGAGACGGACCTGGATGAGTATATGCCCAAAACACACCCTGCATTCATCGCAAGTGATGATGCCCAGGAGCTCTTTGGCATCAATGATGCAATACTCATCGTGGTGGAGCATCCGAGCGGCATCTACAACCAGCAGACGCTGGAAAAGATTGATGCAATCACCACAGGACTGGCCGAGGAATTCGATGCTTTCAGCTCGGTCACCAGTCTCACGACCGCCGACAACATCAAGAGTTCCGATGGCTTTTTGGAAGTGGAGCCCTTCTATACGGGGAATACCAGTGAAGATGCCATTGCCACCATGCAGGCTGAGGTACAGGCAAACTCCATGATATATGGACGCAATGTCAGCAAGGATGGGACAGCAACGCTCATCATCGCCGAACTCACCGAAGATGCCGACTCCAAGGCACTGCAGGAGGAACTGAAGTCCTGGATCGGCCAGTGGGAGGGCCCTGAGCGGGTGCTTATGGCCGGTCGGCCTGTGATAGAGGGGTCTTTGGCCGAATTAGGGCCGAAGGACATGGCCATCATGTTCCCTCTGGTCATCGTGACCATGATCATCCTGCTCTATCTGCTGCTGCGCTCGGTGCGTGACACCGCTCTCAATATGGTCATCGTCCTGTTCGGCACCCTGCTCTCCTTTGGCCTGATGACGATGCTGGTAGTACCCATCTATGCCGTTGATACGATGATTCCCGTCATGCTGATCGCCATTGGCGTGGCTTACGGCATCCATATGCACAACACCATCCATCACCTGATGGAAGAGAAGCCGGACATCACCAAGCAGGAGCTTGCCGAGCAGTCGCTGAAACTGATGATCCGTCCGATCATCATGACAGCCCTCACCACGGCCATCGGCTTTGTGGCCTTGATGAGCAGCGAGGTGCTTCCTGTGCGCTATTTCGGGCTGTTTGCCGCTATCGGCGTGCTGGGGGAGATGGTGCTGGCACTGCTGCTCTTCCCTGCCTCCATCCACCTTCTGGGAAAGCCTGTCTATCGAACGGCCAAAAAGACCTTGGGCAAACCGGCTTATTCCGATTACCTCAAGGTGTTGGTGGTTGGACACCCCAAACTCGTCACCGTGGTGAGCTTGCTTGTCCTGCTGGTCGGCATCTGGGGCACTACCAAGGTGTGGATCGATACCAGCTTTCTGGCGAATTTCGAAGAGGACAGTTCCATTGTCCAGATCGACGAACTGGTGAATGAGAAATTCGGGGGGACTTCCACCCTGAATATCATTCTCAGCTCAGACCAAGTCGACCGCTTCAAGGATCCCGAACTGCTCAAGACCATGGATGCCATGCAACAGGAGTTGGAAGCCAATCCAATGGTGGGTAACACGCTCTCCCTGGCAACCTTCATCAAGCAGATGAACCAGGTCATGCTTGAGCATGAGGAGGGCAGCCACAGCATCCCCGACTCCCAGGAGATGATCAGCCAATACCTGCTGCTCTACGAGTTCTCCGGTGATCCGGAATCGCTTACCCAGGTTGTTGATTACGAGTATACGAGTGCAAACATCACCGTACAGCTGAAGAGTGACAGTTCCGCTGTCCTGAAACAGATCATAGCGGTGATCGACACCTATCTCCCCGCTCTCGAGAAACAGGACGTCTTTCTTGGGTATGCAGGCAGCGGATACAAGGCCTTCGTGTTCAGCGAACTGCTGCTTGAAGGGCAGATTGTCAGCCTGATCATCAGTTTCGGGATCATCATCCTGCTGTTGACACTGCTGTTCAGGAGTTTGCGCATCGGTTTGGTAGGAACCTTTCCCATTGCCATCACCGCAGTGGTGAACTTCGCTGTCATGGGATTCCTGCAAATCCCGCTCAGCAGCGCCACCGCCTTGATCACCAGCATCGCCATCGGAATCGGGGTCGACTATGCAATCCATTTCCTGGAGCACTATACCAATGCCAGGCTATCTGGTGCATCTATCGAAGAAGCTACCACCGAGACGCTGGCACATACCGGAAGGGCAATCATCTTCAATGCCATCGCGGTGATGGGAGGATTTGCCATCCTGTTGTTCAGCGTCTTCCCCCCCAACCGTCAGGTAGGGGCCCTCATCGTCCTCAACATGGCAACCAGTGCCTTGGGCACCCTCACCATTCTCGTGGTGGCTGTACAGTATCTCGACCGAAAGCATGTGTTTCTTCCGAAACACGTGAAACAAGCATAG
- a CDS encoding outer membrane lipoprotein-sorting protein, protein MKRTSILMLLMLSITFSLSSAGLDGTQVMWEVYNRDSGDTMSANLVMTITNARGSVRERSIAQYRQNLNGVESKLMFFLSPSDVRNTSFLSFSYEDGRNDDQYIYLPALKRVKRIASDSKNDSFMGSDFTYDDMGSRHPDLDRHTVLRTETLDGLPTLVVESIALGDEDYPRTLSWVVDGQWFGLKKEFYLPDGSLGKTLTIDAFDEIDGIAVITDMTMSNHKQNTSTRIQMQDVEFNLEFESNFFSERQMKIGPKR, encoded by the coding sequence ATGAAACGAACAAGCATACTTATGCTTCTCATGCTCAGTATCACATTCAGCCTCTCATCTGCCGGACTCGACGGGACACAGGTGATGTGGGAAGTCTACAACCGCGACAGTGGGGATACGATGAGCGCCAACCTGGTCATGACCATCACCAACGCACGTGGCTCAGTCAGGGAGCGCAGCATCGCCCAGTATCGTCAGAACCTCAATGGGGTGGAGAGCAAGCTGATGTTCTTCCTCTCCCCCAGTGATGTACGCAATACCAGCTTTCTCAGCTTCAGCTATGAGGATGGGAGAAATGATGACCAATATATCTACCTGCCAGCTCTCAAGCGGGTGAAGCGCATTGCCAGCGACAGCAAGAACGACTCCTTCATGGGATCGGACTTCACCTATGACGACATGGGAAGCAGGCATCCTGACCTGGACAGGCACACCGTCCTCAGGACGGAAACATTGGATGGCTTGCCCACCTTGGTGGTGGAAAGCATAGCGCTGGGGGATGAAGACTATCCGCGCACCCTCTCCTGGGTGGTGGACGGCCAGTGGTTTGGTCTGAAAAAGGAGTTCTACCTTCCGGATGGAAGCCTTGGCAAAACGCTGACCATCGACGCCTTCGATGAGATCGATGGCATCGCTGTCATCACCGACATGACCATGAGCAACCACAAGCAGAACACTTCCACGCGGATACAGATGCAGGACGTCGAGTTCAACCTCGAATTCGAATCAAACTTTTTCAGTGAACGACAAATGAAAATTGGACCAAAGAGATGA
- a CDS encoding DUF1302 family protein, protein MNRKKLITTSLLGALLFTPLFAGDGVFSGMVRDYAAFRFSQTDLPVHEITADVRYEYYGDLGKLTLHPIAYSNPNKDLELSLGEAYVDFYLESTDVRIGMQKVIWGEAEGAFITDLVSPRNLRSFILADFTEIRKAVPAIKIDHYVGDYTVEAIWISHFIPFSPPSEGSMWKQEATLPFPSAITATVKDPTMPDSSLENSELFLSLSHFAPQLSWTVNGGYLWGDEPLVTSVITTGTTTRDIAQGYERYPFVGGSLNTSLASVVLRAEAALALDKPMNTLDMSANPPISLEKHHQVQTLVGLDWNMFGAQWSSQYLMIYTHEHHDQLISQMKSIKEFSHTLTFRVQDTFLDERLTAKLFTYVELDPANALFRPSLSYNLGDGVIVEGGAELFVGDEGGTFGSYQDNSLAFLSLRWYF, encoded by the coding sequence ATGAACAGAAAAAAACTTATCACAACAAGCCTACTTGGTGCACTCCTATTCACCCCGCTCTTTGCAGGGGATGGGGTGTTCAGCGGGATGGTGCGCGACTATGCGGCCTTCCGCTTCTCCCAAACCGACCTACCGGTGCATGAGATCACCGCCGATGTGCGGTATGAGTACTACGGGGATCTGGGGAAACTCACCCTGCATCCCATCGCCTACAGCAATCCCAACAAAGACCTTGAGCTGAGCCTGGGAGAGGCCTATGTTGACTTCTACCTGGAGAGTACTGATGTACGCATCGGCATGCAGAAGGTAATCTGGGGAGAGGCCGAAGGGGCCTTCATCACCGACTTGGTGAGCCCAAGAAACCTGCGCTCATTCATCCTTGCAGACTTTACCGAGATACGGAAAGCAGTCCCTGCCATCAAGATTGACCACTATGTTGGAGACTATACGGTAGAGGCCATCTGGATCTCCCACTTTATCCCGTTCTCCCCACCATCAGAGGGCTCGATGTGGAAACAGGAAGCGACGCTTCCCTTCCCTTCTGCGATCACTGCAACAGTCAAAGATCCCACCATGCCTGACTCCAGCCTGGAGAACAGCGAACTCTTTCTCTCGCTCTCCCACTTTGCGCCCCAGCTCAGCTGGACGGTCAACGGGGGATATCTGTGGGGAGATGAGCCGTTGGTCACATCGGTCATCACAACCGGTACCACGACACGGGACATCGCTCAGGGATATGAGCGTTATCCTTTTGTGGGAGGCAGCCTGAACACCTCCCTCGCAAGCGTGGTCCTCAGGGCCGAAGCGGCTCTCGCCTTGGACAAACCGATGAATACCCTCGACATGAGTGCCAATCCACCCATTTCCTTGGAAAAACATCACCAAGTGCAGACGCTCGTCGGCCTGGATTGGAATATGTTCGGTGCACAGTGGTCGTCCCAGTACCTGATGATCTATACCCATGAGCATCATGACCAGCTCATCTCCCAGATGAAGAGCATCAAGGAGTTCTCCCATACCCTGACCTTCAGGGTGCAGGACACCTTCCTGGATGAACGCCTGACAGCGAAACTGTTCACCTATGTGGAACTCGATCCCGCCAACGCCTTGTTCCGCCCCTCCCTCTCCTACAATCTCGGCGATGGGGTGATCGTGGAAGGGGGTGCAGAACTCTTTGTCGGGGATGAAGGGGGAACCTTCGGCAGCTACCAGGACAACTCGCTGGCGTTCCTGTCCCTGCGCTGGTATTTCTGA
- the hcp gene encoding hydroxylamine reductase has protein sequence MDNKMFCFQCQETARNFGCTQVGVCGKQSETSNLMDLMIWVTKGLSQVTTRLRAEGKQVGKDVNHIVSYNLFQTITNANFDDEKVVERILLTIATKESLLPSLSNKEGLSEAALYNNTDASTYAEFSKQVGVLSETNEDARSLKELITYGLKGVSAYSKHANNLIQDNEELDAFIQKALADILEEKSVDELVALTLETGKWGVAGMALLDGANTGAYGNPEMTRVKLGVGKNPGILISGHDLRDLEMLLEQTQGTGVDVYTHSEMLPAHYYPAFKKYPNFYGNYGNAWWMQKKEFESFNGPILMTTNCIVPPAASYKDRLYTTGATGFPGCKHIDGSIGEQKDFSEIIALAKTCPPPTQIEDGELVGGFAHEQVFALADKVVDAVKSGAIKKFVVMGGCDGRSKSRDYYTEFAKALPKDTVILTAGCAKYKYIKLNLGDIGGIPRVLDAGQCNDSYSLALIALKLKEVFGLDDINDLPIAYNIAWYEQKAVIVLLALLYLGVKNIHLGPTLPAFLSPNVANVLVENFGIAGISSVEDDLEAMIG, from the coding sequence ATGGACAACAAGATGTTCTGTTTCCAGTGCCAGGAAACTGCACGGAATTTCGGATGCACACAGGTCGGTGTTTGCGGCAAACAGAGCGAGACCTCAAACCTGATGGATCTCATGATCTGGGTAACCAAAGGCTTGAGCCAAGTGACTACCCGTCTGCGTGCTGAAGGCAAGCAGGTTGGCAAAGACGTCAACCATATCGTCTCCTACAACCTCTTCCAGACCATCACCAATGCAAACTTTGATGATGAGAAGGTGGTGGAGAGAATCCTACTTACCATTGCAACCAAGGAGTCCCTGCTTCCCTCCCTTTCCAACAAGGAAGGTCTGAGCGAGGCTGCCCTGTACAACAATACCGATGCCTCCACCTATGCGGAGTTTTCCAAGCAGGTGGGTGTTCTCAGTGAAACCAACGAGGATGCGCGCTCTCTCAAGGAGCTGATCACCTACGGTCTGAAGGGCGTGAGTGCCTACAGCAAGCATGCAAACAATCTCATCCAGGACAACGAGGAGCTCGATGCTTTCATCCAGAAGGCCCTTGCCGACATCCTTGAGGAGAAGAGTGTTGACGAGCTGGTTGCATTGACCTTGGAAACCGGTAAGTGGGGTGTGGCCGGCATGGCCCTGCTCGATGGTGCCAATACCGGTGCCTACGGCAATCCTGAGATGACCCGCGTCAAGCTTGGTGTCGGCAAGAACCCCGGCATCCTGATCAGCGGTCATGACCTTCGCGACCTCGAGATGCTGCTTGAGCAGACTCAGGGAACCGGTGTTGACGTGTACACCCACTCCGAGATGCTTCCTGCCCACTACTATCCCGCTTTCAAGAAATACCCCAACTTCTACGGAAACTATGGCAACGCCTGGTGGATGCAGAAGAAGGAGTTCGAATCCTTCAATGGTCCGATCCTGATGACCACCAACTGCATCGTACCCCCTGCAGCCTCCTACAAGGACAGGCTTTATACCACCGGGGCAACCGGCTTCCCCGGCTGCAAGCACATCGATGGCAGCATTGGCGAGCAAAAGGACTTCAGCGAGATCATCGCACTTGCCAAGACCTGTCCTCCCCCGACCCAGATTGAGGATGGGGAGTTGGTTGGCGGCTTTGCCCACGAGCAGGTCTTCGCCCTTGCAGACAAGGTGGTGGATGCCGTGAAGAGTGGTGCGATCAAGAAGTTCGTGGTCATGGGTGGCTGTGACGGCCGTTCCAAGAGCAGGGACTACTACACCGAATTTGCAAAGGCTCTTCCCAAGGATACGGTTATCCTGACTGCAGGTTGCGCCAAGTACAAGTACATCAAGCTCAATCTTGGTGACATTGGTGGCATTCCCCGCGTCCTTGACGCCGGCCAGTGCAACGACTCCTACTCCTTGGCACTCATTGCCCTGAAGCTGAAGGAAGTCTTCGGTCTGGACGACATCAACGATCTTCCGATCGCCTACAACATTGCCTGGTACGAGCAGAAGGCTGTCATCGTACTGCTTGCTCTGCTCTACTTGGGTGTGAAGAACATCCACCTTGGCCCCACACTGCCTGCATTCCTCTCTCCGAATGTGGCCAATGTGCTGGTTGAGAACTTCGGCATTGCCGGAATCTCTTCGGTTGAGGATGACCTTGAGGCCATGATCGGCTGA
- a CDS encoding cupin domain-containing protein — translation MIKNFKSSEVLLFADQVQYQEGQVVSKTLAQDKHHSLTLFAFEQGEEISTHASGGDALVVALDGVGEVTIDGDKFLLKAGESILMPSSVPHAIFAPERFKMFLVVIF, via the coding sequence ATGATCAAGAATTTCAAAAGCAGTGAAGTGCTGCTCTTCGCCGACCAGGTCCAGTATCAGGAAGGCCAAGTGGTAAGCAAAACGCTCGCCCAGGACAAGCATCACAGCCTGACGCTCTTCGCCTTCGAACAAGGGGAGGAAATCAGCACCCATGCCAGTGGCGGGGATGCCTTGGTCGTTGCCCTTGACGGGGTGGGAGAGGTCACCATCGATGGAGACAAGTTTCTGCTGAAGGCAGGGGAGTCGATCCTGATGCCCAGCAGTGTCCCACACGCAATTTTCGCACCAGAGCGTTTCAAGATGTTTCTGGTAGTCATCTTTTAG
- a CDS encoding manganese efflux pump MntP family protein, with protein sequence MGIVELLLVSVGLAMDAFAVSLCKGLRMRKINYGQAFVIALFFGFFQAAMPLLGWLLGMQFERYITAVDHWIAFILLSIIGSKMLYDSLTEDPSCPVETVTRLDLRELLLLSIATSIDALAVGITLAFLKTDIFLSVSMIGVVTFLLCLAAVAIGNRFGNRLQSKAGILGGVVLILIGLKILLSHLGIIHF encoded by the coding sequence TTGGGAATCGTAGAATTACTCCTGGTATCCGTTGGGCTTGCCATGGATGCCTTTGCCGTCTCTCTGTGCAAGGGACTGAGGATGCGAAAGATCAACTACGGACAAGCCTTCGTCATCGCCCTCTTCTTCGGCTTCTTCCAAGCAGCCATGCCGCTTCTGGGCTGGCTTCTCGGTATGCAATTTGAGCGGTACATCACCGCTGTCGACCACTGGATCGCGTTCATCCTCCTTTCCATCATTGGATCGAAAATGCTCTACGACTCCCTGACCGAAGACCCCTCCTGTCCCGTCGAGACGGTGACCCGGCTCGATCTGAGGGAGTTGCTGCTGCTCTCCATCGCCACCAGCATTGACGCACTGGCAGTGGGCATCACCCTCGCCTTTCTCAAAACGGACATTTTCCTCTCCGTCTCAATGATCGGTGTGGTTACCTTCCTGCTCTGCCTAGCAGCGGTTGCCATCGGCAACCGCTTCGGAAACCGGCTGCAGAGCAAAGCCGGAATCCTCGGTGGGGTGGTGTTGATCCTCATCGGTTTGAAGATCCTCCTCTCCCACCTGGGCATCATCCACTTCTAG
- a CDS encoding MFS transporter: MAKQQKRGLKGYYLTTFLIGLGFFTMGLMDPLYDTYVPIFLARFIESKALIGSIMTFDNMLAIFLIPVFSAISDRTRTRIGRRMPFLLVCLPITAVAFGLIPFSALSSLWLLIILVFILNLFKQAVRGPVVALMPDMIPGDLRSEANGVINTMGGIATIVGTVGLARLMDIPINLPGLGPTTDILAFPISSVLVIVAVLLLFFFVKEKKAVELTESDKKEPILHSLQVIFSEKDKSALFILLSLLFWFIGYQGILPFVGLYSKDILQTSSGTASLAAGMVGIAYAIFAIPSGVVAHRIGRKKTIRVSLSILVVLLALIFFHDPLTSAMSASLRQYTFWALLFCFGIFWVSVVTNSFPMLWQMSTYQTVGIYTGLYYFFSQLASIISPPITGAFIDLFGFRAIFLYGSVAMLVAFFLMGKVTRGEPEDDKN, encoded by the coding sequence ATGGCCAAACAACAGAAACGGGGTCTGAAGGGGTACTATCTTACGACCTTCCTTATTGGGCTTGGATTTTTCACCATGGGATTGATGGACCCCTTATATGATACCTATGTGCCGATTTTCCTGGCACGCTTCATAGAATCGAAAGCCCTGATAGGCTCGATCATGACGTTTGACAACATGCTCGCCATCTTCCTGATTCCGGTGTTCAGTGCCATAAGCGACCGTACCCGGACTCGCATTGGCCGAAGGATGCCCTTCCTCCTGGTCTGCCTTCCCATTACGGCAGTTGCATTCGGTCTGATTCCGTTCTCCGCACTCTCCAGCCTCTGGCTTTTGATCATACTGGTCTTTATCCTGAATCTGTTCAAACAGGCGGTACGTGGTCCGGTCGTTGCACTGATGCCCGATATGATCCCCGGCGATTTGCGCAGTGAGGCCAACGGGGTGATCAACACCATGGGTGGCATCGCGACCATTGTCGGCACGGTCGGCCTTGCGCGGCTGATGGATATCCCCATCAACCTTCCCGGACTCGGTCCCACCACTGACATCCTTGCGTTCCCCATCTCCTCTGTCCTGGTCATTGTGGCGGTGCTCCTGCTCTTCTTCTTCGTCAAGGAGAAAAAGGCGGTCGAGCTGACCGAGAGCGATAAGAAGGAACCGATCCTGCATTCACTGCAGGTCATCTTCTCCGAGAAGGACAAGAGTGCGCTGTTCATCCTCCTCTCCTTGCTCTTCTGGTTCATCGGCTACCAGGGCATTCTTCCCTTCGTCGGCCTCTACTCAAAGGATATTTTGCAGACCAGCAGCGGGACGGCAAGCCTTGCAGCCGGTATGGTCGGCATAGCCTATGCCATCTTTGCCATTCCTTCAGGTGTTGTTGCCCACCGCATCGGACGCAAGAAAACGATCAGGGTCTCCCTTTCGATTCTCGTGGTCCTGCTTGCCCTCATCTTCTTCCACGATCCGCTGACATCAGCGATGAGTGCATCTCTCAGACAGTATACTTTCTGGGCTTTGTTGTTCTGCTTCGGCATCTTCTGGGTATCGGTGGTGACCAACAGCTTCCCCATGCTCTGGCAGATGTCCACCTACCAGACGGTGGGAATCTACACAGGTCTCTACTACTTCTTCAGCCAGCTTGCCTCGATCATCTCGCCACCCATAACAGGTGCTTTCATAGATCTTTTTGGGTTCAGGGCCATTTTCCTGTATGGGTCGGTAGCCATGCTTGTTGCGTTCTTCCTGATGGGAAAGGTGACTCGTGGTGAGCCGGAGGACGACAAGAACTAG
- a CDS encoding KamA family radical SAM protein, with amino-acid sequence MHQTPSNALITTREELEKRLDLTAEELAFDYHTTQVLPLRIPSNFLDLIDMNDPHDPIRRQVVPTSAELDCHPQEDLDPLAEVSHSVTQRLIHRYQSRVAFLTTDICPIHCRHCFRRRFTGTFQGPATDEEIEEASSYVAAHPEVKEILFTGGDVLTLSDARLRSMIAAFRSKRKDLVIRLCTRMPASYPLRITKALIAMLGEFSTAPFYLMTQFNHPRELTEQAIVAVRLFVDAGIPAMNQTVLLKGVNDEADVLETLCNQLVFNRIKPYYLFQGDLVQGTNHFRVPLQQGLELEKELRRRLSGLAMPLYAIDLPEGGGKVPLNQGYLAEQSGCGVWTFRTVEGEMRTYPDPEI; translated from the coding sequence ATGCACCAGACACCGAGCAATGCGCTCATCACCACCAGAGAAGAACTCGAGAAGCGCCTTGACCTCACCGCTGAGGAGCTGGCGTTCGATTACCATACCACCCAGGTTCTGCCGCTGCGCATCCCCTCCAATTTCTTGGATCTGATCGACATGAACGACCCGCATGATCCCATCAGACGCCAGGTGGTACCCACCTCTGCTGAATTGGACTGCCATCCCCAGGAAGATCTCGATCCGCTTGCAGAAGTGAGTCACAGCGTCACCCAACGGCTCATCCACCGCTACCAGAGCAGGGTTGCCTTCCTTACGACAGACATCTGCCCGATCCATTGCCGCCACTGTTTCCGCCGGCGTTTCACCGGTACCTTCCAGGGACCGGCTACTGATGAGGAGATAGAGGAGGCATCGTCGTACGTGGCCGCGCATCCCGAGGTAAAGGAGATCCTTTTCACAGGAGGTGACGTTCTTACCCTCTCCGATGCACGACTGAGGAGTATGATCGCAGCATTCCGAAGCAAGCGCAAGGATTTGGTCATACGCCTGTGCACCCGGATGCCAGCCTCCTACCCGCTGCGAATCACGAAGGCTCTCATAGCTATGCTGGGCGAGTTCTCCACCGCCCCCTTCTATCTCATGACCCAGTTCAACCACCCCAGGGAGTTGACCGAACAGGCAATCGTGGCCGTCCGGCTCTTTGTCGATGCCGGCATTCCTGCCATGAACCAGACCGTATTGCTCAAAGGGGTGAATGACGAGGCGGATGTATTGGAGACACTGTGCAACCAGCTGGTATTCAACCGCATCAAACCCTACTACCTCTTCCAAGGCGATTTGGTCCAAGGGACAAACCACTTCAGGGTACCGCTCCAGCAGGGTCTTGAACTGGAGAAGGAGCTGCGCCGGCGCCTCAGCGGCCTGGCCATGCCCCTCTATGCGATAGACCTCCCGGAAGGCGGCGGAAAAGTACCCCTGAACCAGGGGTACCTTGCTGAGCAATCGGGATGTGGGGTATGGACATTCAGGACGGTGGAGGGAGAGATGCGAACCTATCCGGATCCTGAAATTTAG
- the coaE gene encoding dephospho-CoA kinase (Dephospho-CoA kinase (CoaE) performs the final step in coenzyme A biosynthesis.) codes for MLVIGLTGRACAGKNQYASVFAEFGCAVVDVDLLGHQALEESKQALVREFGAKVVESGEVNRRVLGSLVFPDPAKLRSLERITHPVMVQACKARIEEARTEGAPALVLNAALLSRMGLDVLCDQVLFIKAPLLVRYRRCAFREGLTLRRFLLRERAQKDISIKTLGRKAGLQVLHNTGSKALIHRQVATYCATIGISISPNG; via the coding sequence ATGCTGGTCATTGGGTTGACAGGCAGAGCCTGTGCGGGAAAGAACCAGTATGCCTCGGTGTTTGCCGAATTCGGATGCGCGGTGGTTGATGTGGATCTGCTGGGCCACCAGGCGCTGGAAGAGAGCAAGCAAGCGCTTGTCAGGGAGTTCGGCGCCAAGGTGGTTGAGTCAGGTGAGGTCAATCGCAGAGTGCTCGGCTCGCTTGTCTTTCCCGACCCTGCCAAGCTGCGCAGTCTTGAACGCATCACCCATCCTGTGATGGTCCAGGCCTGCAAAGCCCGTATCGAGGAAGCTCGCACGGAAGGCGCCCCTGCTCTTGTTCTCAATGCTGCCCTGCTGTCACGCATGGGCCTTGATGTGCTTTGTGACCAGGTGCTGTTCATCAAGGCTCCCCTGTTGGTGCGCTACAGACGTTGCGCTTTCCGTGAAGGGCTGACCTTGCGACGATTCTTGTTGCGTGAGCGGGCCCAGAAGGATATCAGTATCAAAACTCTGGGTAGGAAAGCTGGTCTGCAGGTCCTGCACAATACAGGCTCAAAGGCGTTAATTCATCGACAAGTTGCAACCTATTGTGCTACGATAGGAATCAGCATTTCCCCCAATGGGTGA